The following proteins are co-located in the Candidatus Eisenbacteria bacterium genome:
- a CDS encoding phage integrase N-terminal SAM-like domain-containing protein has product MPPFLARAITYSESCLSVPALRVAEGTRPFRPAPRLLDRVRLAVRARHYSPRTERAYVDWIRRFVLFHGKRHPSEMGAEEISRFLSHLAAERRVTASTQSQALSAILFLYREVLRQEMAWVDGVVRAKRPERLPVVLSREEARAV; this is encoded by the coding sequence ATGCCCCCCTTCCTCGCCCGAGCGATCACTTATTCGGAAAGCTGTCTGTCGGTCCCCGCCCTCCGCGTCGCCGAGGGGACCCGTCCCTTTCGTCCCGCCCCGCGGCTTCTCGATCGGGTTCGACTTGCCGTTCGCGCAAGGCACTACAGCCCGAGAACCGAGAGAGCGTACGTCGATTGGATTCGGCGGTTCGTTCTCTTTCATGGAAAGCGCCATCCGAGCGAGATGGGAGCGGAGGAAATCTCGCGTTTCCTCTCGCACCTCGCCGCCGAACGCCGGGTCACCGCCTCGACGCAGAGCCAGGCCTTGAGCGCGATCCTGTTCCTGTACCGCGAAGTCCTTCGCCAAGAGATGGCGTGGGTCGATGGGGTCGTCCGGGCGAAGCGCCCGGAGCGGCTCCCGGTGGTGCTGAGCCGAGAGGAGGCGCGGGCGGTG